Proteins encoded within one genomic window of Pectobacterium araliae:
- a CDS encoding RNA polymerase sigma factor, producing MLASNNVVDVFVDIHSMLQRIVAYRTGSKHVAQDLTQEMYFRVLGLTNTFPTYDDARNYLIRIALNAATDHVRTEQRHTQLLGGAIQLFENYEPSPEEGLYVKQQIIEIDNALADLPQKCRDVLYLSRIEGMTHEEIAEKLGVSRSLVEKYAIRALLHCREHLKAKREE from the coding sequence GTGCTAGCCAGCAATAACGTTGTTGATGTCTTTGTTGATATACACTCGATGCTACAAAGGATTGTGGCTTATCGCACGGGTTCAAAACACGTCGCACAAGATTTAACGCAGGAGATGTATTTTCGTGTATTGGGTCTGACGAATACGTTTCCAACCTATGATGATGCGCGTAATTATTTGATACGAATTGCGTTGAATGCGGCTACCGATCATGTGCGCACCGAACAACGACATACTCAATTGTTGGGTGGGGCAATTCAGTTGTTCGAAAATTATGAACCATCTCCCGAAGAAGGGTTATACGTCAAACAACAGATTATCGAGATTGACAATGCGCTGGCCGATTTACCGCAAAAATGCCGGGACGTACTCTACCTAAGTCGTATTGAAGGAATGACACATGAAGAAATTGCCGAGAAACTGGGAGTTTCCCGCAGCTTGGTAGAAAAATATGCCATTCGCGCCCTATTGCATTGCCGAGAACACCTGAAAGCAAAGCGAGAAGAATAA
- a CDS encoding TonB-dependent siderophore receptor: MIITAKKTRLFRSKILFATAVLCVSVLTISPLLAAEQNTTHPADAVRQDESHAYSIASGTLSDALLQFSEQSGGLQLVSPAELTEGKVTPGLSGRYSPREALSRILAGSGLGYRFYNATSFTLFKSGEQTNVLGAVRVDGVGSEVVGGINGSTDVTATEGSGSYAGQTMSIGSKTPQSIKETPQSVSMVTSAQMKDARVTNLKGAMDSLAGVSVSQGNRSDQVKFYSRAREISRIQIDGGAPLEVNSNSRYSPVFDMSLYDHVELLRGADGLFNGNGEAGGVVNLVRKRPLDHNQITVESSAASWDNYRNSVDVAGPLAFDGALRGRAVATWEKRRFFYDGANDEKKVVFASLEADVTPDTQWRIGASYTDQKGRPWTAGLKSYKTGEDLRLPRNFSIVMPWEFSNTKNTEWFTQLDHRFSDNWSTNLNFTQSYNREDGLGASIYGVVDQNGDGSAMEASAMRSKSRQLALDGTLNGEFDLWGLPQKLVVGGNYKRLNGSGDGPAQFYTYLDDEGNERNFNIFRFRDTDWSEPDFSGVGSLNSRYSEHQAGGYVAVTITPWKPLHFMTGVRYNQYKNENDQDGLLPQKMNETEFQLPYYAVSYDLAHNWSIYASYTDIYQSQAYMKTKEGRSLDPLTGSNKEVGIKYGDDKRNIALSAYSLTQKGGASTTSIDPGAWLIGDQACCYRNNNSVEISDGFDLEVNGEMLADWQLSFSYTYSRNKYKGEDSGQVGQPIRSQFPKQILKLASSYQLSGNPYLDRLKIGGTLKAQTKNYAVGSSCQYDDPDCVNEVPFKFTQGFYAVTSAFVSYQISSYWDVAFNVNNLFDRHYYETIGDARGGSWYGEPRNYALTLYGTF; encoded by the coding sequence ATGATTATAACGGCAAAGAAAACTCGACTTTTCAGATCAAAAATACTTTTTGCCACGGCCGTACTTTGCGTGTCGGTTTTAACGATATCGCCGTTACTGGCGGCGGAGCAAAATACGACACATCCCGCAGACGCGGTCCGGCAGGATGAATCTCATGCTTATTCCATCGCGTCGGGAACATTAAGTGATGCGTTATTGCAGTTCAGCGAGCAAAGCGGCGGATTACAGCTGGTGTCTCCGGCGGAATTGACGGAAGGGAAGGTGACACCCGGCCTTAGCGGGCGTTATTCGCCGCGTGAGGCGCTATCGCGGATTCTGGCGGGAAGTGGGTTGGGATACCGTTTTTACAATGCGACCAGTTTCACCTTGTTCAAGTCAGGTGAGCAAACGAATGTACTGGGCGCGGTACGGGTGGACGGCGTAGGCAGTGAGGTCGTCGGTGGCATCAACGGCAGCACTGACGTGACGGCCACCGAAGGGTCGGGTAGCTATGCGGGTCAAACCATGTCTATTGGTTCAAAAACACCGCAGTCTATCAAAGAGACCCCGCAGTCGGTCAGCATGGTGACGAGTGCGCAAATGAAGGATGCGCGAGTCACTAACCTGAAAGGTGCTATGGATAGCCTCGCCGGCGTTTCGGTATCGCAGGGCAATCGTTCCGATCAGGTAAAATTCTATTCCCGCGCCCGGGAGATCAGCCGTATCCAGATTGATGGCGGCGCGCCATTGGAGGTCAATTCAAATTCACGTTATTCCCCGGTATTCGACATGTCATTGTATGACCATGTCGAGTTGTTGCGTGGCGCCGATGGTTTGTTCAACGGCAATGGCGAGGCGGGCGGCGTGGTGAATCTGGTGCGTAAACGTCCGCTCGATCACAACCAGATCACGGTGGAATCTTCCGCCGCCTCCTGGGATAACTATCGTAATTCGGTAGATGTGGCCGGACCGCTGGCGTTTGACGGTGCCTTGCGCGGACGTGCGGTGGCGACCTGGGAAAAACGCCGCTTCTTCTATGATGGAGCCAACGATGAAAAAAAGGTCGTTTTCGCCAGCCTGGAAGCCGATGTCACGCCTGACACCCAATGGCGCATCGGGGCCAGCTATACCGACCAAAAAGGCAGGCCCTGGACGGCAGGCCTGAAGAGTTATAAAACCGGGGAGGACCTGCGCTTGCCGCGTAATTTCAGCATCGTGATGCCATGGGAGTTCAGCAATACCAAAAACACCGAATGGTTTACCCAATTGGATCACCGTTTTTCGGATAATTGGTCGACTAATCTCAATTTTACGCAGTCCTATAATCGGGAAGATGGCCTTGGCGCTAGTATATATGGCGTAGTTGATCAGAATGGAGACGGATCGGCGATGGAAGCGAGCGCAATGCGGTCGAAGAGTCGACAGTTGGCTCTCGACGGTACATTAAACGGCGAGTTCGATCTGTGGGGTTTACCACAAAAACTGGTTGTTGGGGGTAATTACAAGCGCCTCAACGGTTCTGGCGACGGCCCCGCGCAATTCTATACTTATCTCGATGACGAGGGTAATGAACGAAATTTCAATATATTCCGTTTTAGGGATACGGATTGGTCAGAGCCGGATTTTAGCGGGGTGGGATCTCTGAATAGCCGCTACAGTGAGCATCAAGCTGGGGGATACGTTGCCGTGACGATCACGCCGTGGAAGCCGCTACATTTTATGACCGGGGTCCGATATAACCAGTATAAAAATGAAAATGACCAAGACGGCCTCCTGCCCCAGAAAATGAATGAAACGGAATTCCAGTTACCCTACTACGCTGTGTCTTATGATCTCGCGCACAACTGGAGCATATATGCCAGCTATACCGATATCTATCAATCCCAGGCCTATATGAAAACGAAAGAGGGTCGCTCGCTGGATCCCCTCACCGGTTCCAATAAAGAAGTTGGCATCAAGTACGGCGACGATAAGCGCAATATTGCGCTTTCGGCCTACAGCTTGACGCAGAAAGGCGGGGCGAGTACGACATCGATAGATCCCGGTGCCTGGTTAATCGGCGATCAAGCATGTTGCTACCGAAATAATAATTCGGTGGAAATCAGTGATGGCTTCGATCTGGAAGTGAACGGCGAAATGCTGGCGGATTGGCAACTCTCTTTCAGTTACACCTATTCCCGCAATAAGTATAAAGGCGAGGATTCCGGTCAGGTCGGCCAGCCGATACGCTCGCAATTTCCCAAGCAGATACTGAAACTGGCGAGCAGTTATCAATTGTCCGGCAACCCTTATCTGGATCGCCTGAAAATCGGCGGTACACTAAAAGCGCAGACAAAAAACTATGCTGTCGGCTCTTCCTGCCAATATGATGACCCGGATTGTGTTAATGAAGTGCCTTTCAAGTTTACGCAGGGATTTTATGCGGTGACATCCGCTTTCGTGAGTTATCAAATCAGCTCGTATTGGGACGTGGCGTTTAACGTCAATAACCTCTTTGACCGCCATTATTATGAAACCATCGGCGATGCACGAGGCGGTAGCTGGTATGGCGAACCGCGTAATTACGCGTTGACGCTTTATGGCACTTTCTAA
- a CDS encoding M16 family metallopeptidase, which translates to MMIDENPTPMMTDVEPWGDDLELPSTTFVLANGLTVIVHEKHDMPLVSIAMLYRVGSRDEPAGKTGFAHLFEHLMFGGSENVPGSAVENLQKAGAIRLNASTGRDHTTYYETVPLGSLDYALFLESDRMGHFFPAINQTVLDQQRNVVLNEKLETEDGTYSKLYERRLKACYPPEHPYAHTVLGEVADLQTATLEDVRDWFRTHYIPSNAVLTLVGAIDVGMVRQKVETYFGHIPAGEPLFRPAVWVPAIPWGRRDVCQVKGKAASLMVCWNIPPYGDSDTILLSVAANMLASGMSSRLVERLVYQEKIAESVTTTIEYAAMVSQFVITVSACEGAELTRIEVLIDEVLQAFIHNEQNEEMLARVKMEQLSAFAASYSSTSSIADLLSASYAMTGSADGYRRIINQIQTAALVDIRLAAQRWLMAQRYVLEMRPFSYQQDGFPLPDRSRIPESVPTMPISLPVLQHAILDNGMDVALVEYQGQPSVNINLILPSIHEEKPGVSALTFSLVNESGAGDRDALALHSMLRKWGASLYVRWDTQSTSISLQCRSQHLSASLGLLADRFFRTTIRESDFERHIQQWADSLNAYKHEADNIIAYVLPGLMYPPGHLYRVPGGIEATRASLKQLTFSQCQAYLQRLLLTRKGKILVTGETSLEKIVPLLNHYFSSLLCVEGEIKPKDVAIPTRVNARVFLIDIPKAEHSIILAASLTPGMDWEYDAAFGLLSDVFDRGFSSRINKNLREDKNWTYGVSQWSSNSVGSSIQCLEVSVQADRTIQAMQEIMNEYCALNGERPVTEAELHEAKAARLLSIGGMLEGFDGINHMVEQVQCYLLPDDYWQNYIEQLNKTSLDEVNQLARQYKRSDTLTWIIAGDITVLRDGIRQLNFGDVQVINDIGESLYE; encoded by the coding sequence ATGATGATAGATGAGAACCCAACGCCGATGATGACCGATGTTGAGCCGTGGGGCGACGACCTCGAACTCCCTTCCACCACGTTTGTTTTAGCGAATGGCTTGACGGTTATCGTACACGAAAAACACGACATGCCTTTGGTATCGATCGCGATGCTTTATCGTGTCGGTTCACGGGATGAGCCAGCAGGGAAGACCGGTTTCGCACATCTGTTCGAACATTTGATGTTTGGCGGCAGTGAAAACGTACCGGGCTCTGCGGTGGAAAATCTGCAAAAAGCAGGCGCCATCAGATTGAATGCCTCGACAGGACGCGATCACACGACCTATTACGAAACGGTACCGCTCGGTTCGCTGGATTATGCGCTGTTTCTTGAGTCCGACCGTATGGGGCATTTTTTCCCTGCGATTAATCAGACGGTATTGGATCAACAGCGCAATGTTGTGCTTAATGAAAAACTGGAAACGGAAGATGGTACGTACAGTAAGTTGTATGAACGCCGATTAAAAGCGTGTTATCCCCCTGAACACCCTTATGCTCACACCGTATTGGGGGAGGTCGCTGATTTGCAAACCGCGACGCTGGAAGATGTGCGCGACTGGTTTCGTACCCATTATATCCCTTCCAATGCCGTATTGACGCTGGTTGGCGCGATTGATGTCGGGATGGTCCGGCAAAAGGTTGAAACCTATTTCGGCCATATTCCTGCGGGCGAACCCTTGTTCCGTCCGGCCGTCTGGGTGCCTGCCATCCCATGGGGAAGACGCGATGTCTGTCAGGTTAAAGGAAAGGCGGCAAGCCTGATGGTTTGCTGGAATATCCCACCTTATGGCGACAGCGATACCATCCTGTTGTCGGTGGCCGCGAACATGCTAGCGTCAGGCATGTCATCCCGATTAGTCGAGAGGCTGGTTTATCAGGAAAAAATCGCCGAGTCGGTGACAACAACGATCGAATATGCCGCAATGGTCAGCCAGTTTGTTATTACGGTCTCTGCCTGTGAAGGTGCGGAGTTGACTCGTATTGAGGTGCTGATCGACGAGGTTTTGCAGGCGTTTATACATAACGAACAAAACGAAGAAATGTTGGCGCGAGTAAAAATGGAGCAATTATCCGCGTTTGCCGCATCCTACTCTTCGACTTCGTCGATCGCCGATTTGCTTTCTGCGTCCTATGCTATGACGGGGAGTGCTGATGGGTATCGACGTATTATCAATCAGATCCAAACGGCAGCGCTTGTTGATATTCGTCTGGCGGCACAGCGGTGGCTGATGGCGCAGCGTTATGTGCTGGAGATGAGGCCGTTCTCTTACCAGCAGGACGGTTTTCCCCTTCCCGATCGCTCACGCATACCAGAGAGTGTGCCAACGATGCCGATTTCTCTCCCTGTTTTGCAGCATGCCATATTGGATAACGGCATGGACGTGGCGTTGGTGGAGTATCAGGGGCAGCCATCGGTAAATATCAATCTGATATTGCCGAGTATTCATGAAGAGAAGCCTGGGGTTTCCGCATTGACGTTCAGTCTGGTTAATGAGAGCGGTGCCGGCGATCGTGACGCGCTGGCGTTGCACTCGATGCTGCGTAAATGGGGGGCCTCCCTTTATGTGCGTTGGGATACACAGTCCACCAGTATATCGCTTCAGTGCCGTTCGCAGCATTTATCGGCTTCTCTGGGTTTGCTGGCCGATCGTTTTTTTCGAACGACGATACGGGAAAGCGATTTTGAACGCCATATACAGCAGTGGGCGGATAGCCTGAATGCCTATAAACATGAGGCGGATAATATCATCGCTTATGTATTACCTGGTTTGATGTATCCGCCGGGCCACTTGTATCGTGTCCCGGGAGGAATTGAGGCAACCCGCGCGAGCCTTAAGCAGTTGACCTTTAGCCAGTGCCAGGCCTACCTACAGCGCCTTTTGCTGACGCGCAAAGGCAAGATTCTGGTGACGGGGGAGACGTCGTTGGAGAAGATCGTGCCCCTGCTTAATCATTATTTTTCCTCATTGCTGTGTGTTGAGGGTGAGATTAAACCGAAGGACGTCGCGATCCCTACGCGTGTAAATGCACGAGTTTTCCTGATTGATATTCCAAAGGCGGAACACTCGATTATTTTAGCCGCTTCTCTGACGCCAGGAATGGACTGGGAATATGATGCCGCTTTTGGACTCCTTAGTGATGTGTTTGATCGTGGTTTCAGTTCGCGTATCAATAAGAATTTGCGGGAAGATAAAAACTGGACTTATGGTGTGAGCCAGTGGAGCAGCAATTCGGTTGGTTCGAGCATTCAGTGCCTTGAGGTATCGGTACAGGCAGATCGAACCATTCAGGCTATGCAAGAAATTATGAACGAATATTGCGCGTTGAACGGTGAGCGGCCTGTGACGGAAGCGGAATTGCATGAGGCGAAAGCGGCCAGATTGTTAAGTATTGGTGGGATGCTGGAAGGATTCGACGGCATCAATCACATGGTGGAACAAGTACAATGTTATCTATTGCCTGACGATTACTGGCAAAACTATATTGAGCAGCTAAACAAGACTTCTCTGGATGAGGTTAACCAACTGGCGAGGCAATATAAACGCTCGGATACGCTGACATGGATTATTGCGGGAGATATCACGGTATTGCGTGATGGTATTCGTCAACTGAATTTTGGTGATGTACAGGTGATTAATGATATCGGAGAGTCTCTTTACGAATGA
- a CDS encoding FecR family protein → MKPISDDNDKESADTQALFWLVRLTSGDVTQAELAEFEHWRKADPANECALSEARQLWLQLRQPLETNYTPVLSPDPVSVPVNVLLPTSMSWYRRPVVSAAMALVLMVGCAQYWATHWHYDEMTATGEQRTLALQDGSTMWLNTDSAADIQVSTDKRFIRLAKGDVFFDVAHDPQHPFIVDAGISQIKVLGTAFGVQRRGDSVVVTVERGKVQVSADDASSVVILPDQQVRVDNDEGIKLTTTVNAQRELAWHKGRLVFENQPLGNIIDTLKRYDKRLLVIDAASLRKQRLNAIIDLSNLDEWYDTLHHSLAIRIIKIGPIVWFRESR, encoded by the coding sequence ATGAAGCCGATATCGGATGATAATGATAAAGAAAGCGCGGACACTCAGGCGTTATTCTGGCTGGTGCGTCTGACATCAGGCGATGTAACTCAGGCGGAGTTGGCCGAGTTTGAACATTGGCGAAAAGCCGATCCCGCTAATGAATGTGCTCTGAGCGAGGCGCGCCAGCTTTGGTTGCAATTACGCCAACCTCTTGAAACTAATTATACACCCGTCCTGTCACCCGATCCGGTTTCTGTACCCGTTAATGTCCTTCTTCCCACCAGTATGTCGTGGTACCGGCGCCCAGTGGTGTCGGCCGCCATGGCGTTGGTGCTGATGGTCGGCTGTGCGCAATACTGGGCCACACATTGGCACTATGACGAAATGACGGCCACTGGCGAGCAGCGGACGCTGGCGTTGCAGGATGGTAGCACCATGTGGCTGAATACCGACAGTGCGGCGGATATTCAAGTCAGCACGGATAAACGTTTCATTCGCTTGGCGAAGGGAGATGTGTTTTTCGATGTGGCGCATGATCCGCAGCATCCTTTTATTGTGGATGCGGGTATCAGTCAGATAAAGGTATTAGGGACGGCCTTTGGCGTGCAACGCCGGGGGGATTCGGTTGTCGTCACTGTTGAAAGAGGAAAAGTGCAAGTCAGCGCGGATGATGCTTCATCGGTCGTTATTTTGCCTGATCAACAGGTGCGGGTTGATAATGACGAGGGGATAAAGTTAACGACAACGGTTAATGCTCAACGCGAACTAGCCTGGCATAAAGGGCGTCTGGTATTTGAAAATCAACCTCTCGGCAATATCATTGATACGCTTAAACGCTACGATAAGCGGCTACTGGTTATTGACGCCGCCTCCCTTAGAAAACAACGCCTCAACGCCATTATTGACCTTTCTAATTTGGATGAATGGTATGACACTCTTCACCATTCTCTTGCTATCCGTATCATAAAAATCGGACCTATCGTCTGGTTCAGAGAGAGTCGCTGA
- a CDS encoding ABC transporter ATP-binding protein/permease: MHDAKTLQVKPRDYRISRLLFARIWRLTRPFWIQKSHLRWWVLMVALLAMAPLSSWLFYKLSYLNADMTNAIVAKQRDEYTRLFWFVTLVTGMMWLAQMVMDFLSSRLNVIWRQWLTDWMIMRYLRNRTYYDIAVREDLDNPDQRIQEDIEPFVSTMAAIPRRILSQLMGLATGGVIIASINPTMMWYVVGFAILSTIVTLVLYTPLIRLSFNSTVAEADLRYGILHVRDNAETVAFYRGEKTEHQQIRHRLSTAVKARLAIILYQLKMGTLNYGLGQLWTLAPFFLIAPLFFDGKIEYGDIAMATTAASQMLAALTTLTDFIPTVTDMAPSAVRLAQILERFDAMDEQQHQADQNKIEIKPGKRIALNDISLETPGGEQRLVRHLSLEVQPGRSLLIHGQTGVGKSSLLRAMAGLWQRGTGTITMPDKRDCFFLPQKPYMILSDLRSQLLYPHGDGSISDAELQRYLERVSLPTLVDKYGGLDEVRDWAKVLSLGEQQRIGFARVLVAKPQYVFLDEATSAVDIETESTLYCLLAEIGVTFISVGHRPSIMDYHADALCLYPSGQWDIKPITMLSQEEIGLIKTA, from the coding sequence ATGCATGATGCCAAGACATTACAGGTAAAACCGCGAGATTATCGAATATCCCGGCTGTTGTTCGCCCGAATCTGGCGTCTGACTCGCCCATTCTGGATACAAAAGTCGCATTTGCGTTGGTGGGTGCTGATGGTGGCGCTGTTAGCAATGGCGCCCCTATCGTCATGGCTGTTTTATAAACTCTCGTACCTGAATGCGGATATGACCAACGCCATCGTGGCGAAACAACGGGATGAATATACCCGCCTGTTCTGGTTTGTCACGCTGGTGACGGGCATGATGTGGTTGGCGCAGATGGTGATGGATTTTCTCAGCAGCCGCCTGAACGTTATCTGGCGACAATGGCTGACAGACTGGATGATCATGAGGTATTTGCGCAATCGTACCTATTACGATATCGCGGTACGCGAGGACTTGGATAACCCCGATCAGCGGATACAGGAGGATATCGAACCTTTTGTCAGCACCATGGCTGCTATTCCCCGGCGTATTTTGAGCCAATTGATGGGACTGGCGACCGGTGGGGTCATTATCGCGTCGATCAACCCGACAATGATGTGGTATGTAGTGGGTTTCGCCATTTTATCGACCATTGTGACGTTGGTGCTTTATACACCGTTGATCCGTCTGAGTTTTAACAGTACGGTCGCCGAGGCCGATCTGCGTTACGGGATCCTACATGTACGGGATAATGCGGAAACGGTGGCGTTTTATCGGGGGGAAAAAACCGAGCATCAGCAAATTCGTCATCGTTTATCCACTGCGGTCAAAGCAAGACTGGCCATTATTCTTTATCAACTGAAAATGGGAACGCTCAATTATGGACTGGGGCAACTCTGGACGCTGGCGCCTTTTTTTCTTATCGCCCCGTTGTTTTTTGACGGCAAGATTGAATATGGCGATATCGCGATGGCCACGACCGCTGCTTCACAAATGCTGGCCGCATTAACCACCCTAACGGACTTCATCCCCACCGTCACTGATATGGCACCCAGCGCGGTACGTCTGGCGCAAATCCTGGAGCGTTTTGACGCAATGGATGAACAGCAACACCAGGCAGATCAAAATAAGATTGAGATCAAACCAGGAAAACGAATTGCCCTGAACGATATTAGCCTGGAAACGCCGGGAGGTGAGCAAAGACTGGTTCGCCATTTATCACTTGAGGTTCAGCCCGGCCGCTCACTGTTGATCCACGGGCAGACCGGTGTGGGGAAAAGCTCCTTGTTACGCGCGATGGCTGGGTTGTGGCAACGCGGCACTGGAACAATCACCATGCCGGATAAACGTGACTGCTTTTTCCTGCCGCAAAAACCGTACATGATCTTGTCCGATCTGCGTTCGCAATTGCTTTATCCTCATGGCGACGGTTCTATCAGCGATGCCGAACTACAGCGGTATCTGGAACGGGTTAGTCTGCCTACGCTGGTTGATAAGTATGGCGGGTTGGACGAGGTACGCGATTGGGCCAAAGTGCTTTCATTGGGGGAGCAGCAGCGCATTGGTTTTGCCCGAGTGCTGGTGGCGAAGCCGCAATATGTTTTTCTGGATGAGGCAACCAGCGCGGTGGATATTGAGACGGAAAGTACGCTCTATTGCCTGTTAGCGGAGATTGGTGTCACTTTTATCAGCGTCGGTCATCGCCCGAGCATTATGGATTACCATGCGGATGCGCTTTGCCTTTATCCTTCAGGCCAGTGGGATATAAAACCGATTACCATGCTATCTCAGGAAGAGATAGGTTTGATTAAAACCGCCTGA
- the exbB gene encoding tonB-system energizer ExbB, with translation MRVNIICEKFSAARLIVRRAVYLCVSLLILCSAAVTTVWAEEGATSSPEALLSTEPATALPAAPSVSVPVAGGPAILNDFSPFTLYQHADSIVKAVIFILVVASILSWTLWVGKTWELALYCRRMKKSLALLSGQTFLAPPLDTPAASCSDMANIALCELEQVKDGLQHRSATPHRSDNVKERVHARILRVEAAEVRRLTRGASVLATTSAVAPFIGLFGTVWGIMHSFISIAQSQTTNLSVVAPGIAEALFATALGLVVAIPAVILYNTVGRQISGYRILLADAITLTMCQLSHELERLDDQKHHTLANVG, from the coding sequence ATGCGTGTGAACATCATTTGTGAAAAATTTTCTGCTGCACGGCTTATCGTACGGCGTGCCGTTTATCTCTGCGTTTCTTTGCTGATTTTGTGTTCAGCCGCCGTGACGACGGTATGGGCAGAAGAGGGCGCGACCTCCTCGCCAGAGGCTTTACTGTCTACTGAACCGGCAACTGCGCTGCCTGCGGCACCTTCTGTTTCTGTTCCGGTGGCTGGCGGGCCTGCGATATTAAATGATTTTTCACCGTTTACGCTTTATCAACATGCAGACAGTATTGTCAAAGCCGTCATTTTTATTCTGGTTGTCGCATCCATACTCAGTTGGACGTTATGGGTGGGAAAAACCTGGGAACTGGCGCTTTATTGTCGGCGGATGAAAAAAAGCCTTGCGCTTCTCTCGGGACAAACGTTTTTAGCTCCCCCGCTGGACACGCCTGCGGCGAGCTGTTCGGATATGGCGAATATCGCCTTGTGCGAATTGGAACAGGTTAAAGACGGTTTGCAGCATCGGAGCGCGACGCCACATCGTAGCGATAATGTCAAAGAGCGTGTCCATGCCCGTATTCTGCGCGTTGAAGCGGCAGAGGTGCGGCGATTGACGCGTGGCGCCAGCGTTCTGGCGACGACCAGTGCGGTAGCACCTTTTATCGGACTGTTCGGTACGGTATGGGGGATCATGCACAGTTTCATCTCTATCGCACAATCCCAGACGACGAATCTCAGCGTGGTGGCGCCGGGCATTGCAGAAGCGCTCTTCGCTACGGCATTAGGGCTGGTTGTGGCGATACCGGCGGTTATTCTCTATAACACCGTCGGGCGTCAGATTAGTGGTTATAGAATACTGCTGGCGGATGCCATCACGTTAACGATGTGCCAGTTGAGTCATGAGCTCGAACGATTGGATGACCAAAAACATCATACTTTGGCTAATGTGGGGTAG
- the exbD gene encoding TonB system transport protein ExbD: MAFSSQPASSDDDLNALHEINVTPFIDVMLVLLIIFMVAAPLSTVNIPLDLPSTTQTSPPVAKPPLIVSVKADMTLYIGDNPVPREKFSAILNAETHGDKNARVFLRADKRVDYERLMAVMDMLRDAGYAKVALIGLEASAGEPGK; encoded by the coding sequence GTGGCTTTTTCTTCTCAACCTGCGAGCTCCGATGACGATCTCAACGCACTACATGAGATTAACGTCACGCCTTTTATTGATGTCATGCTGGTATTGTTAATCATCTTTATGGTGGCCGCACCGCTGTCGACGGTGAATATTCCGCTCGATCTGCCTTCGACGACACAAACCTCGCCACCAGTGGCGAAACCGCCTTTAATTGTCAGCGTAAAAGCGGATATGACGCTGTACATCGGTGATAACCCTGTTCCCCGCGAAAAATTCAGTGCGATCCTAAATGCTGAAACGCATGGGGATAAAAACGCCCGTGTATTTTTACGTGCGGACAAACGCGTTGATTATGAACGCCTCATGGCGGTGATGGATATGTTGCGTGATGCCGGTTATGCAAAAGTCGCTTTGATTGGCCTTGAGGCTTCGGCTGGAGAACCGGGGAAATGA
- a CDS encoding energy transducer TonB produces the protein MNERKKNNLLISHNIVRWTLSPLIVLALHGSVVLFFLRSPAPSTEIVWQPLPEAAPIVVELAAVSATVQITSMESVAQAVKTEEVAPEQKEQPAFIDAEVKEVAAAEVNVAVGEKPKLEPEPEPIHKPLKPVHKPKPRKEKKVEVAEVAKQTQPAAQQGNSSEQLASRNQAFQVGAASNNASRQVRISWESELLAKLQREKRYPAYSLRKKQQDTILVKFTLDKDGNVLNSNIIKSQGFESLENESMSLIKRASPLPKPPATALFGDKVEMVVPIEFFIRNG, from the coding sequence ATGAATGAACGAAAAAAAAATAATCTATTGATTAGTCATAATATTGTTCGCTGGACACTTAGCCCTCTCATTGTTCTGGCCTTGCATGGTTCGGTTGTGCTGTTTTTTTTGCGCTCGCCAGCCCCTTCGACAGAAATTGTCTGGCAACCTCTCCCTGAAGCTGCCCCTATTGTGGTGGAACTGGCTGCGGTATCAGCGACCGTCCAGATAACCAGCATGGAAAGTGTCGCGCAGGCAGTGAAAACGGAAGAAGTCGCTCCTGAACAAAAAGAGCAGCCGGCGTTCATCGATGCAGAAGTTAAAGAGGTGGCCGCCGCTGAGGTTAATGTTGCGGTAGGAGAAAAGCCCAAACTAGAGCCGGAACCAGAACCAATCCACAAGCCCTTGAAGCCAGTTCATAAGCCTAAACCGCGCAAAGAGAAAAAAGTTGAGGTCGCCGAGGTTGCAAAGCAAACGCAGCCAGCCGCTCAGCAGGGAAATAGCAGTGAACAACTTGCGTCGCGTAATCAGGCGTTTCAGGTTGGCGCGGCCAGTAATAATGCCAGCCGTCAGGTCAGAATTAGCTGGGAATCCGAGCTGTTGGCTAAATTACAACGAGAGAAACGCTATCCGGCTTACTCTTTGCGGAAAAAACAACAAGATACTATTTTAGTGAAATTTACTCTTGATAAAGACGGCAATGTATTAAATTCCAATATCATTAAAAGTCAGGGATTTGAATCATTAGAGAACGAATCCATGTCGCTGATTAAAAGAGCGTCGCCCTTGCCAAAACCTCCTGCGACAGCACTGTTCGGCGATAAAGTCGAAATGGTGGTTCCTATCGAATTTTTCATCAGAAATGGATAA